TCTAAAAGGAACGTGTTACTTTTTAGCACGGATACCTTCGGTCTTCTGAGACAGAAGATTCTTTACCTATAAAGATTTGCATAATACGGCATCATCGGGGACAAACATTCGTTTTTCCCATACAACAAATGCAATTAAGAAATACTAAAGATGACTTCAACTTTGACAATTACTTTACAATAAAATGTTATTGTATCTATATTTAACGATTCAAGGCACCATCATACCTACAGGAATTAGTTGAACATTACAAACCTGGTAGAGCCTTGCGATCGGAGAAAAGCATGCTGTTACGACTACCAAACGATGTTAGGACAAAACGCTATGGTGAACGACGGTTCGATATTGCCGCACCAACTCTTTGGAACAGCTTACCTTCATCCTTACGAAATGAACAATCTCTTGACGTTTTTAAAAAAGATCTTAAGACATATTTTTTCCGAAGtgctttcattgattttttgtaaattttgaaatttatgaacaatttgttttaccAGTTGATTGTATTGTGAACTTTtacttaataatttttaatacttgAGTCACTGTGGTTTAATGataatcattattttaaatttatacagaggaaattttaaatttttcttaactcatttttattttttgaaactttttacttttctttcattttgattaattttaaatttttgatattttttgtgtgAGTTGTACATTCTTTTATATTATTCTATTTAACCGACaatcaatgttttcattttacacGCCACTGCTAAGAAATTGTATTTATGTGATTGTATATTTTGCTTTTACCTTAtgtatcttattttttgtttattcatgttaagcgcttagggtaatttttcaaattatataatgcgctatataaatattgtataataataataataataataacgaTTCGATagattgataaaaatattaatgaataatcaaaatacctaaaaaaatgttcaatcatGATATAGTTATTACATTTTAAATTAGACCAAGCGTTGCAAGAAATGCTGTTATGCCAGCAGTGTCGTTCAATGTTACAGAAAAGTTTATAGTTCCCGCCAAAATTCGACGATAAGATTATTTCCCTTTTAAAGGATTTAAAACATcggtgaccccccttttttatttatgCTTTTAAAATCTTCCCTGAAGCTGCTACTTATGCATAAGTTTGACTGGAAAAAcattagtagattttttttatttcaagaaaaatctatTATAAAAAGCAATTAAAAATGGCGGGAAATGTCCAAAGGCCTCCAAAAATAAGGAAACAGAGATAATTAAATGTGTTTAAGGTACAAATAACATTTGACTGTATTTGATATTTCAGTTTAAAATCGTTTTCCAataattttgccattttaaaGCAATTTAGAGcgctatttcaatattttggaatAATGCGATTCTTTAAGTTTTGATGACGTCATATCTCGAAAATAACATTGGTGACCCCAAAATTTTTTCCGCCTAAAATATTGTAATAAGTATGATCTGTctaaatgcaaaatttcaatgaattattaataGTAGTAtaaatagtgtgatttccctttaaacagatatacaaatacaaatacaaatattttattggcacaaactcaattacaataattggcaacgGCCCATACAACTAGTATACTAATAGTAATGATGCAGCAATTAAACAATACTACATAGCATATCATTGTGCACATTTCGAACAATGAAATGTGcagttataaatattaatatatataggTTAATTTGTAAGAATagactactgacataagtatattgtatgttatagcgtcaaattgttcatattactcatttataagtacatttttccttaattcaaatgattgattaataaaagatgatattaatCTAAGTGTTTTTCTACACTTGTTATTAAGTAATAGTTTGATATATTCATCCTCAGTTTTAGAttgtttgtcataatttttaaaattggacaattttgatataagaaCATTTCTTTGTGATTCATATTTTGTGCAATGCAAGATAAAATGTTTTTCGtcttctatatttttattatgacataatttGCACAACCTTTCTTCTCTGTTAACTTGCATGTATCTACCTCTTTCAATTTCAAGATTGTGTGCACTTAGCCTTAATTTTGCCAAAGGTGCCCTATCTTTCAACATATTCAATTGGTCAACATAGTGTGCacgtttatttgaaaaacaaaaatttcgaaAAAATGATAGTTTTGATGATTCTGAAATATATGAATTCTGTTCTTGTAAAATTTGGTCATGAATTCGTTGTTTTATTTGAGCAAGCATAGGTGTAATAGGTACATTAAAAGATGTTAAATATGAGAAACCCAGATTATGGATACATTTCTTCATATTACTTGTccatatatcatgttaaggaaaggtatttgcgaaaaataccagttttgagaatgaatttccctcgccttgcGGCTCGGGGAATTTACCGTTCTTTCGACTGGTATTTTTTGATAAATACCCCTCCTTatcatgatatatctgttcaaaatcaAAATGAGTGCTATTTGTGACATTATAAATGACAATGAATGAATTATTTAAAGcaagtatgtaaacaaaaaaaagtcTTTTTCATATCTTATCATTGGTAATTGAATCCTAATTTGAAATTGTAACTAAAAAAAGAGAGACCATTAATTTTTAGGGTCTTATCAAATTATTCCTACATGGTATTAtggtaaatataacatttattaattcaAATGAATCATAATCATCTATTAGTTCAAATACTCTTTTAATACTTTGTTTGAGCTAAACTTTTATAGACGATATCAGTTTACTTTACTATACAGGCATTTGTTATAATGAACTTTTATTTGTTGACAAGTTGTCACTTTTCGACGTCTTTTGACTCTTCAACTTGTTCAAGTTGTTGATTTACACAATATTTCTTACCTGATTTGGGGTCAATTGTGGTTTCTGACAGGTTATATTGTGCTTTGGTCATCTTTTTCTATCCCCAATCGAACTTGTTTCAAAAAAACATTTGGGTACCAAAAAATAACTGCAACGTGGGTATGTTGATGATGCAACTACAATCAGCATTAGTAAAGGAAAAACCTCGAAACAATCAACAATCCGAATAAAGCCAATTACCCTGGGAGCCTGGACTATCTCACACATAAAAATAGGAATTATTCTACGGTACCAGGTTAAAAATGGATGGCGTGcagttttatcaaaattattttcaatcatGTAGTACAGCACCAATTTCAAGAGACTAGGACCTGGGACtattaaacaaaccaaaaaattCGATGATTTGTTcaacattaataaaaataatcttGTAATCGGCTTTACTTTATCCCTTTTTCTCCTTCATTTTAGTAAAGAATTTCATTTTCTCAGTAATATATATCCAATTTTAAGGTCAAATTGGGGAGTCAaaatccatagattttttttaataattcgtCAAAATGTAGTCTATATCAGAAATAAAcgcaaatatttcatcaaaaggAAAAGTCTTACACATGAATTGCAAACTACTctcgaaatttgcacttttcattACTACGATATAGACCTATCATTATAACTAGTTGCTATCCAAGATGAGAAACGATGCAAGACGTAACGGCCATACTACCATGACGGCCATAGGATGAAACGGCCATACCCCGAAAAGATGAAACGGCCATAGTACAAAAACGGCCATACTTTGTAAAGACGTATCgtccatggttttttttttttttttttaaatgttatagatgaattattttgatacttatagatggttattataacttttaaataaactatactgtttttccattattttatcttaatttttgttatatcatttgtttactcattatatatttacgcaaatcaaggacgtataactaacacgTCCTTGCGTAAATGAATGTGtttaatctaataaaatattaaaatatcatattgttttctaaatgatTGTTTGATATCTTGCGTATAGCAAATAGAACGAATTGAACAAATATTAATGACTATATCCGAATGGGAGACTAATTTCTGTCTGTTATAAAATGATAGCACTAATTATATGAAAAACACTATAAGAGTtcttattaaaaaattatcaattgtcttctaaaatagaaataaatataataaaaatattaatctcaataaataaaaataccttaatattttaaagatttgagaaaaacaaatatgcttaATGTTTAAAACTTAGACAAAAACTAggctatcaaaataaaaatgtacttcttcaatcaaatgtaaataatttccTTCTCATAAAACATTTCTGCAAAATTTTACATAGACATTTCTGAATTTGCTCGGAtctcattataaatataaacttaTCGTCCATATGCATTGTTTCAAAATTCtcaattaaataattacattcataaaataaatcatatcgTATATCTGCATATAAAGGGCACACCATCAGAAAATGTTTCTCTGTAAAGGAAATACAATTCAAGATCACTATAAAAACACAACTCCCAAGCTGAGTTCAAGCGGAGTGAAAACATACATTTGGTAGTGAAATTCTTGTAAAAATACAAGCTGTTTGAGCAGTCTTTTTGATGTACCGACCTTGCTTTATAAAAGTAACCAGAAATGTCGGTGGCACTCATTTGGGAAATTGCTGTTCATCATGTCGTACCCTTGTGTGCTATGTGACCAGCAAGTCCGACCAAGACAACATGCTCTCCAATGTGAAGATTGTGATAAATGGCAACACAGGCTTTGCAATACAggtatttacaaatttattattaatttagtTTTTCCTTTGAATCATATTTCGTACTTTCGGtcatatttgatacattttgttttcaaaccGTTATACTTATGACAATGTATGATTACCTATAAAAGACCGATCATAAATCATATTAATCCAATCATTGGGCGCGTGTCTCTGTTTAATGCAAAGTAAACAAATTACGGAGGTGTTAATcctttaattagtttatgtgattGCCAATTATCAAACAATGTTACAAATATTAatgtgaatttatatattttgacaatattttttataatttaatattatatttgacgttttttctttacttttctttTGTGCAAAAATACACAATTATGTTTTGTTTCACGACTTTTATACATATGTTTTTCGTTTAGGCTCCAGAGACGAGACACATACAAGCAGCTTCAAGGCCGTCTAACTTCACTGTGGGACCAGTACGAGGAAGACAGTATCAGAACATCCGACTTTCTCCGTTCCGTAGGCTATCTGTATGCACCACCTGTTCCTCAACCAGAGACCCTCCCAGAGTCCGACTCTGAAGATTCAGACTACGAGTCTGATTAAGTGTTAATTGTAGTGACTTGATGAACATATTGATTGTGCTTATTATGTGTATACTAGTGCTTTGTTAAAATAGTAACTTTAATGAGTTCATGATCGTAATATAGTGCATTTTGGTATGTTTTAGGGGTTTTGTTTCAGTTGTGACTTTTATAACTGCATGTTTATGTTGTGACTATTATaactgcatgtttatgtatttttagTGCTTTATGATATAGGTTATATGTGCGAGTGTGAatataaatgtttgaatattgGGAGACATGTGTATGCAGTGGAATAAATGAATGAGTGACAAGAGCGTATGAGAGAAAACGTACGAGAttgttagtttaaaaaatgtatataagatGAATGTCCTACATGTATGAACGAAATGTATATATGAATGgtttgtgtatgttgtatgtATGAAGAAGGTTTATATGTTTGGTGTATATTTGTTTATCTGTATgactgaatgaataaataaaatatatttaaaaaaaaatatcatcttttTGTTTCTTATACTAGAgtatattggtatgattgcccataATACAATTATCCATCAACAAATGCACAAAAATGAGAACAtttaaattgtcaacaaatagtATTCAACACAATTCAACACAATGAACAAAGCAACAAGAACATTCAGTATGATAAAAATCGGGTGCCAATCGGGTGCACATTCCTGTCAGATTTTACGggtaatttgttatgttattggaAAATTCTGCAGTAGTCTCTGTCTTGGAAAGATGTTCAGCAAATAGAATGACTCTAAactataagaaagaaaaaaaaaaaatcagaattattaAACAATGTGTCTGATGATCATGACAAATATAACTCGAACTTGATGAATTGCCTTCCTTAGAGTTAACCTTTACACTGAGTCCTGTTTTTAATTTCACCAAGACTGAGATTGAGaagatttttatagtttagagtaatatatattttttacagatataATAAAAAGATCTGTAACATGTGCTTGTATTTATATATCGTCATTGACAGCGACAGTCAACATTCCTACAgtttaaaattcatataaaatatgatgCCTTTATATCACATTACAATAAAAATGATTCTTCAGAAAATGTTTACAACTGATAATGAAGAAATAATCAATATACTTACATAATATGGCCGCAACAAGACTTAGTTGTAAACACGAGCGATGATGATCAAGcaaagataactcttacaagaataaataaaatcttctgtacagaaaaaaagtactacacaatcatatttatgttattattatgaacaaatacttattttttgtattatattttatgtaataaactaaataaaaaaaaattaaaagtgtggACGATACGTCTCACAATGTATGGACGATATGACGGTATGGCCGACACATCCTAGGGCCGTCATGGAAGTATGGCCGTCGCGACTCGATCCAGCTACCTTAAtcgaccgtgcaagggctttaTTGTCAGCCAATGTCGGTGAACACCACCATCATAATATATCAACCATATGATTCTTAATTTAGATGAGACAGTGTTCAGTTCAATATACAGTGAATATCTCAATTGTGTTACACTCTATATGTATGATATAGGTAAAAACATATaggtaaatgtggcgcaatttGATTCAATTTATTGGTGCAATTAATGCCACCAGAAAATTATAGACTGTGGCGCAATTAATTATGCCCTTTTTAAACTGTAgttggcgcaaattgattctgtCCATGCATAAAAAGAAGTATGcgtaaaattcaaatattagattgTTCAGTACAAGTCACAGTAAGATTGCATATTATCAAGACCGTGATAcacatgaaaaaaaatccagatgTATAGTAGATCCTAACTTAgacaacataaataaaataagtttCAAATCGTTGTTTGAAGATTCAGGGGACGGTCCTTTAAATCGTGGTGAtgggtttgtttttgttgtgtttttttctttttgagtGGGGGAGGGGCGCGATCTGGTGAGGTCAGATTATTTATTTCCAACTTAGAGGCGGCTGGATGTTTTATTTCTACTTAAACGTGGACAATAATTTTTATAAGTGATATAAAAACTGCCTCCGTTACTAGGTTAACTTTGTCGAGCGAAGCGAGGCAAACTATTTTGAATATTCTGAGACTAGAATATTTGTTGTCATGTGTTCGTTAtaaggcaaaataaaattgaaaatggaaatgtggaatgtggaatgcgtcaaagggacaacaaaccgaccaaagagcagacagtggcgtagcttgtatgtatgctcagatgctaaagcatccacatcattttgataaaaaaaaaaaaaaaaaaaagatttgaaaaataatgtgttCGTAGGAGTTAAACATGTATCCAAATGTACTGACAAGGATGGAGATATGAGGATAACGTCCAATCATTTCGAAAGCAGTATGCGCTGTCTTTTATGTAtgatcaattagtttatgtaaacaagatgtatcaatcgcagaaaagtgttctGACTTTCTGACTTTTTTTGTGTAAAGTCTATGTCGTCAGCTAAGGCAAGCCCAGACAGAGGATGATGACAGGTAGGCCCGCGGAGATGTCTCATTTGAAAATGGGCCAAGCGGAGAGATGGCTTCTACATCTGGCGTAGCAACGTTACAAAAACTAAACAACCATttatatcctgatatcgtttcctctGAAAGACGACGTGATAAGAACGTGAATTTATAATAGAGTGTGATCAGTCATGGGCTTATATATACCCGTATCCATCTAGATATAAAtactaatttttcaataaaaagaagagCCAATGCCCCCcatattgcaattttttttatctatccaAGAAGCAAGGACAATAACTAAAAATAAtatctaaagagaaataaaagctttagagcaaatgcaatgggatttctattataatttttatttcaaaggggcataaccggttaaaaatatttgatcaggaCTTATTTTTGAtagtgtcaaagacattgctgataatttaagttttcataaaaatctggcaagaattataCACATGAGAGTGCCAACAAGACCGAACAGACGGAGGGACGGACGCACGATATTTCCATGTACCCTGCAACGAGTTAAGCGAAAGAATAATcacttcagtttctttattccGAAGTTCCGGcatatacagaagtgccgctgtaatgggtCCGTTTTtcagatgtcaaatataagatttggtggaaacttttacatcaaatatttatcatgtttatgaattgaatgatggtagttttgagaaaacaataaaattatgttggaaatatatgaatgggtgggatttttgaaattacaaaaaactcTAATAAGACGTGAagtgtcggattctgggggagtaTACGTGCAAATAGTAAATGtccgaaaaaaaatatataattttctgcaAAAAAAGATCTCCAAAACATTTTCGCCTCGCTACGTATACGCTCGGCGACAGTttggcatccacatcatttcaaccctggctacgccactggcagacaacagccgaaggccaccaatgggtcttcaatgcagcgagaaactcccgcacccggaggcgtgcttcaggtggcccctaaacaaaatgtatactagttcagtgatattaGACATCATACTTAACTTCAAGATATACACaagaagctaaaattaaaaatcatacaagactaacaaaggccagaggctcctgacttgggacaggcgcaaaaatggggcgggggttaaacatttttttagatctcactcaaccctcccctatatctctagccaatgtagaaaaaataatacGCACAATAAAagtcagttcaaaagaagtctgagtccgatgtcagaaaaggtaacaaaagaaactaaacaaaatgacaatgatacataaattaacaaagtacAACTAGCAGTAACCGatatgccagctccggacctcaaataaactgattgaaaaattatgtcttcatcatatgaatatctagtacaatccctcctgttaggggtttagtattatgccatcataaaatatatgagaagaacaaaaCCCGTAGCATGTCAACAActagttttagaataaatgtgtttatttccaatgcaaagaccctttaggtcaatcaatattaaagccaaaatatacaatctttaatgacctgacaacagtatcgtaactatatcccttctttataaaactatttaaatgTTTGTTAGCTCTTGTGAATGCagacatgtttgtgctttgtaaagaatattctTTATCTTACACTTATTAATATGTTTCAGAATATTTATTTCCCAAATCTCAGCCCTGGCCTTCAATGATGTTACTTGGAATATCATCTCCCTCTTGGAGTCCTGACTCTGACCTCCCATATTCCAACTATTTCATTTTTTCGAAGATACTATTTCATACTGTTACCTTGTCAGTGATGTAACAGTTGTACTAACGGGGTCATTTTTCGGACAAAATTACCAGAGGTTAATTTCGGACATCCGAGCTGTTAACAGTAGTGTTAATTAAATGTAATATAATAATGATTAAGCAAGATATTGGATTTTTCGACATATTTGTTTGTACTTAAATACTGTTTCAGCAATTTTAGACGGTAAAAGATATACAAACGGTTATATATTTGTGTTCCGGGTGTATTATAATTGAAATCTAAGGAATCAGTGTATCACGTCGTCACGAATGATCTCACTACTTCCTATACTCATAAGTAATCAATCATATAATGACATACATGGGTGATTAGAACATCAAAAATCTTCACAGACGAAACACCATTCAACTATAAGGTAAATATTTTAATGAATCTTATGATACCTTCTCTATGTTGGCTTTAAATGAAACTCTATGCATGAAACTCTAtgcataaaatttatattaaagtTATGGAAAATACCAAAATACAGTGTTTTTATACTTTTGACATTAATTCGTCCAGAGAATTAATACTTCTAGTTAAAATAAATACCATTATTTGCATCCGatgtaaatgtttaaaatttaaattattccttttgcttgtttttcttgTATAATCTTTACTTTTCAGATTAAAATTTGAGACAAAGATGAAGATATGGATAACACCCGTTTTGATCTTGGTGTATGTTGCTTTGGTAACATGTCAAAATGCCGGTAataattttggaaattttggagGCACAGGAATGAATATGGGAACAAATTCAGGCCCGACATTTGGAAATACACAAACTTTTCCCGCAGGTCAAAATACAATGGGAGCAAATCAAAACGCCCTGGGTATGAACCCAAATTCTTTTGGAATGGCTCAGAATTCATTTGCTAATGCAGGTACCAATTCTCTTGGAACAGCAACTTCTCTTACTTCAAATCCGGCATTAACCGTTGGCTCTGGAGGATCCCTAACCCCTGATCAACGATTTCTTAGTGTTGCTAGGCTTCAGCCAACCGGACCAGCTCGTCAACCTTCCGCCGCAGGCACAGCACCTAATGCTGGTGGTGGATTTCAGTCATTTGATCCTTTCTCAAATCAGGCAGGACAGGGACCACCTGGTGTAGGAGGCTTCACAAACCAAGGACAAGAGTTTACAAACCAGGGACAAGGTTTTACAAATCAAGGACAAGGCTTTACAAATCAAGGACAAGGATTTCAAAATCAAGGACAAGGATTTCAAAATCAAGGACAAGGATTTACAAATCAAGGACAAGGGTTTACAAATCAAGGACAAGGATTTACAAATCAAGGATTTGGAAATCAAGGGGGTAACCAAGGAAATGGATTCGGAAATCAAGGTGGTAACCAAGGAAATGGATTCGGAAATCAAGGTGGTAACCAAGGAAATGGATTTGGAAACAATCAAGATAGCTTTGGACTCGGAGATGGAGcagatttttttaatgataataatGTACAAAATTTGCAACAgaacaacaataacaacaatcAACCTTTTGGACAACAAGGTGGACAATTTGGTGCGATTGGTGGATTTGCCAGAGGACCAATGATGGGAGGTCCCCTGTTTGCGGGATCACCATTTCAGACAGTTGGTGGGTTTTCAGACTTTGGCGGAGGATCTGGTTTTGCATCGCCATTTAGCCCATTTGGAGGAAACATGGGAGCATCTTTTGACCAATTTAGTAGTCCTTTTGGCGGATCGTCTTTTTTTGCTGGTGCTCCATCATTTGGTGGAATGGGCGGCGGCTTACCTGGATTTGGTGGGTCCAGCTTTGGTGACGGATTTGGTGGGTCTGGCTTTGGTGGCGGATTTGCTGGGTCTGGCTTTGGTGGTGGTCCAATATTTTTGGATGGAGGTATGTCAAGGTTGCTTTGCATGCGCATCTTGTTTTGGTGAAAGTGTAAATTTGAATTCGTTAAAATCCTTACACAGGCAATTATCATGTAATAGCATGATATAGTAAAAATCAGAATGGGCTTCCTGGTCCATCAGTTTTCAGTTAAAATGAATAATGAGGTGCTTTGATTTTCAATACGTCAAAGTAATTCAGTTTCTTTGCATTTTTGCAATTCACATTATCAAttcaaaaattgatgaaaatcataatatattttaaagtttaagattTGTCTGCAATTTTACATATTT
The window above is part of the Mytilus galloprovincialis chromosome 4, xbMytGall1.hap1.1, whole genome shotgun sequence genome. Proteins encoded here:
- the LOC143071518 gene encoding uncharacterized protein LOC143071518 isoform X2; the encoded protein is MKIWITPVLILVYVALVTCQNAGNNFGNFGGTGMNMGTNSGPTFGNTQTFPAGQNTMGANQNALGMNPNSFGMAQNSFANAGTNSLGTATSLTSNPALTVGSGGSLTPDQRFLSVARLQPTGPARQPSAAGTAPNAGGGFQSFDPFSNQAGQGPPGVGGFTNQGQEFTNQGQGFTNQGQGFTNQGQGFQNQGQGFQNQGQGFTNQGQGFTNQGQGFTNQGFGNQGGNQGNGFGNQGGNQGNGFGNQGGNQGNGFGNNQDSFGLGDGADFFNDNNVQNLQQNNNNNNQPFGQQGGQFGAIGGFARGPMMGGPLFAGSPFQTVGGFSDFGGGSGFASPFSPFGGNMGASFDQFSSPFGGSSFFAGAPSFGGMGGGLPGFGGMFGKK
- the LOC143071518 gene encoding uncharacterized protein LOC143071518 isoform X1 → MKIWITPVLILVYVALVTCQNAGNNFGNFGGTGMNMGTNSGPTFGNTQTFPAGQNTMGANQNALGMNPNSFGMAQNSFANAGTNSLGTATSLTSNPALTVGSGGSLTPDQRFLSVARLQPTGPARQPSAAGTAPNAGGGFQSFDPFSNQAGQGPPGVGGFTNQGQEFTNQGQGFTNQGQGFTNQGQGFQNQGQGFQNQGQGFTNQGQGFTNQGQGFTNQGFGNQGGNQGNGFGNQGGNQGNGFGNQGGNQGNGFGNNQDSFGLGDGADFFNDNNVQNLQQNNNNNNQPFGQQGGQFGAIGGFARGPMMGGPLFAGSPFQTVGGFSDFGGGSGFASPFSPFGGNMGASFDQFSSPFGGSSFFAGAPSFGGMGGGLPGFGGSSFGDGFGGSGFGGGFAGSGFGGGPIFLDGGGMFGKK